In a single window of the Verrucomicrobiota bacterium genome:
- a CDS encoding co-chaperone GroES — protein MAVNFKPLGDRVLVEPIEEKETRKGGIIIPDTAKEKPTEAKVVALGTGKTDDNGKKVPFEVKAGDRILMSKYGGSDIKLDGKEYKILNTDDILGVIN, from the coding sequence ATGGCAGTTAACTTCAAACCCCTCGGTGACCGGGTCCTCGTGGAACCCATCGAGGAAAAAGAGACCCGCAAGGGCGGCATCATCATCCCCGACACCGCAAAGGAAAAGCCCACTGAAGCGAAGGTGGTCGCCCTCGGCACGGGCAAGACCGACGACAACGGGAAAAAGGTTCCCTTCGAAGTCAAGGCCGGCGACCGCATCCTCATGAGCAAATACGGCGGCTCCGACATCAAACTTGACGGCAAGGAATACAAGATCCTCAACACCGACGACATCCTTGGCGTCATCAACTAG
- the groL gene encoding chaperonin GroEL, which translates to MAAKQLLFDEAARQTLLRGVQKLSRAVAATLGPKGRNVVLDKKFGSPNVTKDGVTVAKEIELPCPYENMGAQMVREVASKTSDAAGDGTTTATVLAEAIFREGLKHVTSGANPISLQRGIQKAVDASVAHLDKISKKVKDKEEIKQVATVSANWDTQIGEIIADAMDKVGKDGTITVEEAKSIDTTLDVVEGMQFDKGYLSPYMVSNAETMEAKLEDAYILIYEKKISSLKDLLPLLEKVAQKAKPMLIIAEEVEGEALAALVVNKLRGVLNVVAVKAPGFGDRRKAMCEDIAILTGGKFITEDLGIKLENLGIEDLGRAKNIVVDKENTTIVEGAGKSSEIQGRVQQIRRQIEETTSDYDREKLQERLAKLAGGVAVINVGAATETEMKEKKARVEDALHATRAAVEEGIVPGGGVALLRTFSALEALKLKDEDEQTGVEIVKRAIESPLRALASNAGVEGSVIVQEVKKSKGNDGYNVATGNYEDLVKAGVVDPKKVTRTALQNAASIAGLMLTTECLITEVPEKEKAPAGGDHHGPGGMDM; encoded by the coding sequence ATGGCTGCAAAACAACTCCTCTTCGACGAAGCCGCGCGACAGACGCTGCTCCGCGGCGTGCAAAAGCTCTCGCGCGCCGTTGCCGCCACGCTCGGCCCCAAGGGCCGCAACGTGGTCCTCGACAAAAAGTTCGGCTCCCCCAACGTCACCAAGGACGGTGTCACGGTGGCCAAGGAGATCGAGCTTCCTTGTCCGTATGAGAACATGGGCGCCCAGATGGTCCGCGAAGTCGCCAGCAAGACGAGCGACGCCGCGGGCGACGGCACCACCACCGCCACCGTGCTTGCCGAGGCCATCTTTCGCGAGGGCCTCAAGCACGTCACCTCCGGCGCCAACCCCATCAGCCTTCAGCGCGGCATCCAGAAGGCCGTGGACGCCTCCGTCGCGCACCTGGACAAAATCTCCAAGAAGGTGAAGGACAAGGAAGAGATCAAGCAGGTCGCCACCGTCTCTGCCAACTGGGACACGCAGATCGGCGAGATCATCGCCGACGCGATGGACAAGGTCGGCAAGGACGGCACCATCACGGTCGAGGAAGCCAAGTCCATCGACACCACGCTCGACGTTGTCGAGGGCATGCAATTCGACAAGGGCTACCTGAGCCCCTACATGGTCTCCAACGCCGAGACCATGGAGGCCAAGCTCGAGGACGCCTACATCCTCATCTACGAGAAGAAGATCAGCTCCCTCAAGGACCTGCTCCCGCTTCTCGAGAAGGTCGCGCAGAAGGCCAAGCCGATGCTCATCATCGCCGAGGAAGTCGAGGGAGAAGCCCTTGCCGCACTCGTCGTGAACAAGCTCCGTGGCGTGCTGAACGTCGTCGCCGTCAAGGCGCCCGGCTTCGGCGACCGCCGCAAGGCCATGTGCGAGGACATCGCCATCCTCACCGGGGGCAAGTTCATCACCGAGGATCTCGGCATCAAACTCGAGAACCTCGGCATCGAGGATCTCGGCCGCGCGAAGAACATTGTCGTCGACAAGGAAAACACGACCATCGTCGAGGGTGCCGGCAAGAGCTCTGAAATCCAGGGCCGCGTCCAGCAGATCCGCCGTCAGATCGAGGAGACCACCTCCGATTACGACCGCGAGAAGCTGCAGGAACGCCTCGCCAAGCTCGCCGGTGGAGTCGCCGTCATCAACGTCGGCGCCGCGACCGAGACCGAGATGAAGGAAAAGAAGGCCCGTGTTGAGGACGCGCTCCACGCGACCCGCGCGGCCGTCGAGGAAGGCATCGTCCCGGGCGGTGGCGTCGCGCTGCTGCGCACGTTCTCGGCCCTTGAAGCCCTCAAGCTCAAGGACGAGGACGAGCAGACCGGCGTCGAGATCGTCAAGCGCGCCATCGAGAGCCCGCTTCGCGCGCTCGCGAGCAACGCGGGCGTCGAAGGCTCCGTCATCGTGCAGGAAGTCAAGAAGAGCAAGGGCAACGACGGCTACAACGTCGCCACCGGCAATTACGAAGACCTCGTCAAGGCCGGCGTGGTGGACCCGAAGAAGGTCACCCGCACCGCGCTCCAGAACGCCGCGTCCATCGCGGGCCTGATGCTCACCACCGAGTGCCTCATCACCGAGGTGCCCGAGAAGGAGAAAGCTCCGGCAGGCGGTGACCACCACGGTCCCGGCGGCATGGACATGTAA
- a CDS encoding FHA domain-containing protein: MRVTKFYRGTEEVKTYDRAEILIGRLSPLSAPDLDLGVDSTISRKHARIKLENGQFWVEDLKSTNGTLVNGEPIQKALLAPGSVILLGETTLKLELAGAPTPAPAPAKPVAASPPAPAVPLPAKPVAAMPKAPELPKPLAKGGTAAPVPVPAPAPAPAPAPMPAPAPSTIPPPPAVSRVVAPPPAPPVAPPPAPLAPVVAPAPAPIPAAAPSVPVPPAPVAPPAPSAVAPADPAAADFRKRLASLFELALQFTPEMRIDAILQDVLQRLVQLMPGGRRGALLIHDHVKDKLVLRATVPAADVIVSESLARRVMSEGHGFILQRKLEGDAGLDAALVKVETGMYAPLLLRERPIGAVYVENPVTKQAFTEEDMQLLLMAAHYAAVVIHNHQLQEQLHHNATLLEHIAPKFPKRIQERLLDLMRLDKLRPSGRRSEVTVLYAELRGFASDSVQMDPKDVVGMLNEYYPAILDAVFRYEGTVDRFSGEKIIAVYGSPESDAQHSEKAVLGALAIAGAVKEVNAHRGTRGVQTWELTIGLHTGDMLCGFTGVPGRMVYTLIGDVTDRAFSNCRGAGHGEVVISPELFQKVFKYIEAERINVPSGKADGNEVPAYRVKGEKL, encoded by the coding sequence ATGCGCGTCACCAAATTCTATCGCGGCACGGAAGAGGTGAAGACGTATGACCGCGCGGAGATTCTCATCGGCCGGCTCAGTCCGCTGAGCGCTCCCGACCTGGACTTGGGCGTCGATTCCACGATCTCGCGCAAGCACGCGCGCATCAAGCTCGAGAACGGCCAGTTCTGGGTTGAGGACCTCAAGAGCACCAACGGCACACTCGTCAACGGCGAGCCGATTCAAAAGGCCCTGCTCGCGCCCGGCTCCGTCATTCTACTCGGCGAAACCACCCTCAAACTCGAACTGGCCGGAGCGCCCACGCCCGCGCCCGCGCCCGCAAAACCCGTCGCGGCTTCACCACCCGCCCCCGCCGTCCCGTTACCGGCGAAGCCCGTTGCCGCGATGCCGAAGGCGCCGGAACTTCCGAAGCCCCTCGCGAAAGGCGGCACAGCGGCACCCGTTCCGGTTCCCGCGCCCGCGCCCGCGCCCGCGCCCGCCCCGATGCCCGCGCCTGCTCCGTCAACCATTCCGCCGCCGCCCGCGGTTTCACGAGTCGTTGCTCCACCACCCGCGCCCCCGGTTGCCCCGCCGCCCGCGCCCCTGGCCCCGGTGGTTGCGCCGGCCCCGGCCCCGATTCCTGCGGCTGCGCCATCGGTTCCAGTGCCGCCCGCGCCCGTTGCCCCGCCCGCGCCTTCGGCCGTCGCGCCCGCGGATCCCGCGGCCGCCGACTTTCGAAAGCGCCTCGCGTCCTTGTTCGAGCTCGCGCTTCAGTTCACGCCCGAGATGCGCATCGATGCGATTCTCCAAGACGTCCTGCAACGGCTTGTGCAACTCATGCCGGGCGGCCGCCGAGGCGCGCTCCTGATCCACGACCATGTGAAGGACAAGCTCGTGTTGCGCGCCACGGTGCCGGCCGCCGATGTGATCGTCAGCGAGAGCCTCGCGCGCCGCGTGATGAGCGAAGGCCACGGCTTCATCCTCCAGCGCAAGCTCGAGGGCGACGCGGGGCTCGACGCCGCGCTCGTGAAGGTCGAGACCGGCATGTATGCGCCGTTGCTGCTCCGCGAGCGCCCCATCGGCGCAGTGTATGTTGAGAACCCCGTCACCAAGCAGGCGTTTACCGAGGAGGACATGCAACTGCTCTTGATGGCCGCGCACTATGCCGCAGTCGTGATCCACAACCACCAGTTGCAGGAGCAACTCCACCACAACGCCACGCTCCTCGAACACATCGCGCCCAAGTTCCCGAAGCGCATCCAAGAGCGCCTGCTCGACCTGATGCGACTCGACAAGCTCCGGCCCTCGGGCCGCAGGAGCGAGGTCACCGTGCTCTACGCCGAGTTGCGGGGCTTCGCTTCGGACTCTGTGCAGATGGACCCGAAGGACGTGGTGGGGATGCTCAACGAATACTACCCGGCGATCCTCGATGCCGTGTTCCGCTACGAAGGGACGGTCGACCGGTTCTCAGGTGAGAAAATCATCGCCGTTTACGGCAGTCCCGAATCAGACGCGCAGCACTCGGAGAAGGCCGTGCTCGGCGCGCTCGCCATCGCGGGGGCCGTGAAGGAAGTCAATGCGCACCGCGGCACCCGGGGCGTTCAGACGTGGGAACTCACCATCGGGCTGCACACCGGCGACATGCTCTGCGGATTCACCGGAGTGCCGGGCCGGATGGTCTACACCCTCATTGGGGACGTGACGGACCGCGCGTTCAGCAACTGCCGCGGTGCGGGCCACGGCGAAGTCGTCATCTCCCCGGAGCTCTTCCAGAAGGTCTTCAAATACAT